A region of the Deltaproteobacteria bacterium genome:
CCGTGTAGAAGCCCGAGATGCCCGGACTTCACACCCGAGCTCCGGAATCGGGAGCGAACCTTCCTCGACACCCGCCGCTTCGACCGTCTCCGGTCGCCGGATCTTGATTCTCTTGACTCGGGACGTTTTGGGCTCGGGCGACGACACCCTAGGCGCGGGATTGATGAAGAATTTCCTGGCCACTCTGCCCGAAATGGGCTCCGGCCTGTGGCGGCTCGTCCTGGTCAACTCGGCGGTCCGCTTGGCCGTGGAGAACAGCCCTGTCCTGGACTCCCTGCAGACCCTGGAACGATCCGGGGTATCCATCCTCGTCTGCGGAACCTGCCTGAACTTCTTTGAACTTCTGGAACGAAAGCGGGTGGGTGAGACCACGAACATGCTCGACGTGGTCACCAGCCTCGATCTGGCCGACAAGGTCGTCACGGTTTAAGCGCAGCGTGCCGACGCAACGGACCCAAATGTGCATACGGCCGGACATGACGGTTTTGGAGGTCGTCTCGGCCCATCGGGCCGCCGAATCCGTATTCGCCCGCTACAATGAACCGGCCGGGGTCTGCATCTGTTGCCAGGCCCTTTTCGAACCCCTGTCCATCGTTGCCGAACACTACGGCCTGGACCTTGTGGCCCTGCTGGCCGACCTTGAAACAGCCGCCCGGACCGAAGCGGCTCCCATTGGAGAGAAACCATGACCGACATCGAACTGGTCAAGACCGTCAAAGCCGCCGGTTGAGCGGCCAAAATTTCTCCGGGGGACCTGGAGGAAGTATTGCGCGGATGCCTGGATCAACAGGACGACCGACTCCTCACCGGCCAGGGAGACAACGAGGACGCGGCCGTGGTCCGCTTTCCCGCCGGCAAGGCCCTGGTACAGACCGTTGATTTCCTGACGCCCCTGGTCAACGACCCCTTCAAGTTCGGCCAGATCGCCGCGGCCAACTCGCTCTCCGACGTCTACGCCATGGGCGGCGAGCCATGGACGGCCATGAACATCGTCTGCTTCCCCATCAAAAAGCTTCCTCGGGAGATGCTCCGGGCAATCCTCGCCGGAGGCATGGACAAGATTCGCGAATCCGGGGCCGTTTTGGCCGGAGGTCACAGCGTGGAGGACGACGAGCCCAAGTACGGCTTGGCCGTCACCGGTGCCGTTGACCCGGACCGGTTCGCCTCCAATCGCGGACTCAGGCCAGGCGACCGCCTGATCCTGACCAAGCCCATCGGAACCGGGGTTCTGTCCACGGCCCTCAAGGCCTCCTGGAAGGGCTCCGAGGACATTGAGGCCGAACTCCATCGCTGGGCCTCCATGCTCAACGCCCCTGGGGCCCGGACCATCCGCGAACTCGGCCTTCTCGGGGCCACGGACGTCACC
Encoded here:
- the yedF gene encoding sulfurtransferase-like selenium metabolism protein YedF gives rise to the protein MPVIPCQGLACPHPVLETRKVVLESRPFELAVLVDNEAARDNVVRFLSVQGYEVTSVIQDKDEYRVEARDARTSHPSSGIGSEPSSTPAASTVSGRRILILLTRDVLGSGDDTLGAGLMKNFLATLPEMGSGLWRLVLVNSAVRLAVENSPVLDSLQTLERSGVSILVCGTCLNFFELLERKRVGETTNMLDVVTSLDLADKVVTV
- the selD gene encoding selenide, water dikinase SelD, yielding MTDIELVKTVKAAGUAAKISPGDLEEVLRGCLDQQDDRLLTGQGDNEDAAVVRFPAGKALVQTVDFLTPLVNDPFKFGQIAAANSLSDVYAMGGEPWTAMNIVCFPIKKLPREMLRAILAGGMDKIRESGAVLAGGHSVEDDEPKYGLAVTGAVDPDRFASNRGLRPGDRLILTKPIGTGVLSTALKASWKGSEDIEAELHRWASMLNAPGARTIRELGLLGATDVTGFGLGGHLLEMARASRTAVEMTLSRVPFISRAVELAGMGLIPAGSFANRKFCSSQVQVDPKADPLLVDLAFDAQTSGGLILAMPKALVSAAAAILEPAGCLAADIGEVLPAEPGLPFLRLLP